Proteins encoded within one genomic window of Bremerella alba:
- a CDS encoding mechanosensitive ion channel family protein, with the protein MASNLFRFALCGILLCQLALTVSVHAQAIPGIIPEAGKSEKPVDPPAADPKLLVKQGNPRAAVTTFLESMQNGDYDTALACMDFSERSGTPKQSKLDLAYELYQLLSTLWGVDPSLIPEQTEAEQFEVPIFGEGDGRVPVDQEEDAADMTLTKGPQGLWSFSAKAVAAIGGLAKKYAPDIEAVEKREAVDGSSAPKPKPTFALWLESKVPPFYRQEHFVLPTYQWICLLALVIAGYFVDVIVQWLLQFIRRVRFARTAKDEDLREVFENAWTPIGLTAMALTWYFGLWLFRLPDLFRAILIYGVQLFGIVAGTWFIFRIIDLVIVLLIHSASKRGRKYDDLLLPAVSKTLKTFTVCIGILIFAESFSLPIVGLLGSLGIGGIAIALAAKETLSNVFGSLTVMVDRPFEIGDWIITEGVEGTVETMGMRSTKIRTFDNSLVTLPNSLLITAKVDNMGRRTFRRVKTMIAVQYDTTPEQIDAFCEGIRELIRRQPYTRKDYYQVYLNQFAASSLDILVNLYLDCNDWSVELRERHRLFVDIVRLAKQLGVQFAFPTQTIHLYQEEPQAFAEANELPEEAGRRAAAEIAGPLPMPNERRGLVDFPGPHQYEDIDSRRRKK; encoded by the coding sequence ATGGCTAGCAATTTGTTTCGCTTCGCGCTTTGCGGCATTCTGTTATGTCAGCTTGCATTGACAGTATCGGTTCATGCGCAGGCCATCCCTGGCATTATCCCAGAAGCCGGGAAAAGCGAAAAACCGGTCGATCCCCCGGCGGCTGATCCTAAGTTGCTCGTGAAGCAAGGAAATCCGCGCGCTGCCGTCACAACTTTTCTTGAGTCAATGCAGAATGGCGACTATGACACGGCCCTCGCATGCATGGATTTCAGCGAACGGTCCGGAACGCCCAAGCAATCTAAGCTCGATCTGGCTTACGAACTCTATCAATTGCTTTCGACCTTATGGGGGGTCGATCCGTCGCTGATTCCGGAACAGACCGAAGCTGAGCAATTCGAGGTGCCCATTTTTGGTGAAGGGGACGGACGGGTTCCTGTTGATCAAGAAGAAGATGCTGCCGATATGACGCTGACGAAGGGGCCACAAGGGCTCTGGAGTTTTAGCGCGAAAGCGGTCGCTGCGATTGGAGGCCTGGCCAAGAAATACGCACCGGACATTGAAGCCGTAGAGAAACGCGAAGCAGTGGACGGAAGCAGTGCTCCGAAGCCGAAGCCAACCTTTGCGCTATGGCTGGAATCGAAGGTGCCGCCATTCTATCGCCAAGAGCACTTCGTTCTTCCCACCTATCAGTGGATCTGCTTGCTGGCCCTTGTCATTGCGGGCTACTTCGTGGACGTCATCGTGCAATGGCTCTTGCAGTTCATTCGTCGTGTTCGCTTTGCCAGAACGGCCAAGGATGAAGACCTTCGAGAAGTTTTTGAAAATGCCTGGACGCCGATTGGTTTGACGGCCATGGCGCTGACCTGGTACTTCGGTCTTTGGCTGTTTCGGTTGCCGGACTTATTCCGAGCAATCCTTATCTACGGCGTTCAACTGTTTGGGATTGTTGCCGGCACCTGGTTCATTTTCCGCATCATCGATTTGGTGATTGTTCTGCTGATCCATTCGGCGTCAAAGCGAGGGAGAAAGTACGATGATCTCCTGCTTCCCGCGGTCAGTAAAACGCTCAAGACGTTTACCGTCTGTATTGGGATTCTGATCTTTGCGGAGTCGTTTTCTCTGCCGATTGTTGGGCTATTGGGCTCGTTGGGGATCGGCGGTATTGCGATCGCTTTGGCGGCCAAGGAAACGCTGAGCAATGTTTTTGGATCGCTAACGGTCATGGTTGATCGCCCATTTGAAATTGGCGACTGGATCATCACCGAAGGGGTGGAAGGCACCGTCGAGACAATGGGGATGCGAAGTACTAAGATTCGCACATTCGACAACAGCTTAGTGACCCTGCCCAATAGCTTACTGATTACGGCCAAGGTCGATAATATGGGCCGCCGCACGTTTCGTCGCGTCAAGACGATGATCGCGGTTCAGTACGATACGACGCCAGAGCAAATCGATGCGTTTTGTGAGGGGATCCGAGAGTTAATCCGTCGACAGCCTTACACGCGGAAAGACTATTATCAGGTCTATCTAAACCAGTTTGCTGCCAGTTCGCTTGATATCCTTGTAAATCTTTACTTAGATTGCAACGACTGGAGTGTCGAACTGCGCGAGCGACACCGGTTGTTTGTCGACATCGTTCGCTTAGCGAAACAACTTGGGGTGCAGTTTGCGTTTCCTACGCAGACGATTCATCTCTACCAGGAAGAGCCCCAGGCCTTTGCTGAAGCCAACGAACTACCAGAAGAAGCAGGACGTCGAGCGGCCGCGGAAATCGCCGGCCCATTGCCGATGCCTAACGAACGTCGCGGTCTTGTCGACTTCCCGGGCCCGCATCAATATGAAGATATCGATTCCCGTCGTCGAAAGAAGTGA
- a CDS encoding diguanylate cyclase domain-containing protein produces the protein MIHLLLCVMFFGIGFVAAQWLRFPSKRADRNEKSPSNNASVLVEDNPQASLLNLEECSQKTDVAAAETINEVVERVRSLADGVRIEVHEHSQSVEQINHDLIATSQVSDPAGASRVISRLIDANRHLDSRLNLAEARLQEQSQLLRSHRVEARTDALTGLPNRRVFDEEIERLFEAKRDLRRPSSLVMVDIDHFKAFNDLHGHQAGDLCLKKVGEVIRQTVRGIGGNVMRYGGEEFAVLIPGTEMFDAKVATQRLNRNIERLVIDFEQKELNVTASLGVAEIGRDSDASEWLGRADRALYAAKRDGRNRGCWHDGQTCHEIARRNEDPVIEVDEESSTIARREAFILDVNRRLALFHRKRQPLALIIACIDLIDDKPVEEHPDFVAIQHAVMQVFGAALRDMDHICQLADNQFGALLPAADGQDAAAVAERARDAISRMELKTPTDVIRITISCGVSHALEGDEAEHMLSRSESAHGHALGTGGNAVYLLRHEMDWESPLRVTPEAVIANG, from the coding sequence TTGATCCATCTTCTTCTTTGCGTGATGTTTTTCGGAATTGGGTTTGTCGCGGCCCAATGGTTGCGATTTCCTTCGAAGAGAGCAGATCGCAACGAAAAGTCTCCGTCGAATAACGCTTCAGTACTTGTCGAAGACAATCCGCAAGCAAGTCTGCTAAATCTAGAAGAGTGCTCGCAAAAAACAGACGTAGCGGCTGCCGAGACGATCAATGAAGTTGTTGAACGTGTTCGTAGTCTAGCCGATGGTGTACGAATTGAAGTGCATGAGCATTCGCAATCCGTCGAGCAAATCAATCACGATTTGATTGCCACGTCGCAAGTTTCGGATCCGGCTGGCGCATCGAGAGTCATTTCGCGATTGATCGATGCCAATCGACATCTCGACTCTCGTCTAAACTTGGCCGAGGCCCGCTTGCAGGAACAATCTCAATTGCTGCGGTCGCATCGTGTTGAGGCGCGGACCGACGCATTGACCGGGCTACCCAATCGGCGTGTCTTCGATGAAGAGATCGAGCGACTATTTGAGGCGAAGCGAGACCTACGGCGTCCTTCGTCTCTTGTTATGGTCGATATCGATCATTTTAAAGCCTTTAACGACCTTCACGGACATCAAGCAGGTGATCTCTGCTTAAAGAAGGTGGGCGAAGTGATTCGTCAGACCGTTCGAGGCATTGGGGGAAACGTGATGCGATACGGCGGCGAAGAGTTCGCCGTGCTTATACCGGGAACGGAAATGTTTGACGCCAAGGTGGCCACCCAGCGTCTTAATCGGAACATCGAACGACTGGTCATCGATTTCGAGCAGAAAGAACTGAATGTCACGGCCAGTTTAGGGGTCGCCGAAATCGGAAGAGACAGCGATGCGAGCGAGTGGCTCGGACGTGCCGACCGAGCCTTGTATGCGGCAAAGCGAGATGGTCGTAATCGTGGTTGCTGGCACGATGGTCAGACTTGCCATGAGATCGCTCGCCGAAACGAGGATCCCGTGATCGAGGTGGATGAAGAGAGTAGCACGATCGCTCGTCGTGAAGCGTTCATCCTTGATGTGAATCGACGCTTGGCTCTCTTTCATCGTAAGCGGCAACCGCTCGCATTGATCATTGCCTGTATCGATTTGATTGATGACAAGCCTGTGGAAGAGCATCCCGACTTTGTGGCGATTCAGCACGCGGTGATGCAAGTCTTTGGGGCTGCCCTGCGGGATATGGATCACATCTGTCAATTGGCCGATAACCAGTTCGGGGCCTTGCTTCCGGCAGCAGATGGTCAAGATGCCGCTGCCGTCGCCGAACGTGCACGGGATGCGATCTCACGCATGGAGCTTAAAACGCCAACCGATGTGATTCGAATCACGATTTCGTGCGGAGTCTCGCATGCATTGGAAGGGGACGAAGCCGAGCACATGCTGTCGCGAAGTGAGTCGGCGCATGGACATGCTCTCGGCACAGGAGGAAATGCCGTTTACCTGCTGCGTCACGAAATGGATTGGGAGTCTCCCCTGCGTGTCACTCCTGAGGCAGTGATAGCAAACGGATAA